One Phaseolus vulgaris cultivar G19833 chromosome 2, P. vulgaris v2.0, whole genome shotgun sequence DNA window includes the following coding sequences:
- the LOC137810927 gene encoding uncharacterized protein, producing MKQRKEESEGDVFESMAEVVPRSLVPPPPPPLPNFFSKPKAEESVTNREIAKFWRQKRIQEEDHLLAAIKAAARLRARNLTEQEYQRFELSLETDNNCDETKKETVKLNVGGVSKDQEVRVGIKDWWTKSKYAYLNQPAIDSMDLPKKRRSTYVPNFLSYQPKPLYPSAIGVF from the exons ATGAAGCAGAGAAAGGAAGAATCAGAAGGTGATGTTTTTGAATCAATGGCAGAGGTTGTTCCTAGGTCACTAgttccaccaccaccacctccacTTCCCAATTTTTTCTCAAAACCAAAAGCAGAAGAGAGTGTCACAAACCGAGAAATTGCCAAGTTTTGGAGGCaaaagaggatccaagaagaggACCACCTCCTTGCTGCTATCAAAGCTGCTGCTAGACTCCGTGCACGCAATCTCACG GAGCAAGAGTATCAGAGGTTCGAGTTGTCCCTGGAGACCGATAATAACTGCGATGAAACCAAGAAAGAGACTGTGAAATTGAACGTAGGGGGAGTTTCCAAGGACCAAGAAGTGCGTGTTGGAATCAAGGATTG GTGGACAAAAAGCAAATATGCGTATTTGAATCAACCAGCAATAGATTCCATGGATCTTCCTAAGAAACGAAGGTCTACCTATGTTCCCAATTTTCTCTCTTACCAGCCCAAGCCTTTGTACCCTTCTGCAATTGGTGTGTTTTAA